From the genome of Spirosomataceae bacterium TFI 002, one region includes:
- a CDS encoding ABC-type lipoprotein export system, ATPase component gives MIEFRNISKYYKAGFGKTYILRNLNFTINEGEFVSIMGPSGSGKSTLLHIMGLLEEPNEGEYIFEDQQVQKLNEKRKTELHRNAIGFVFQAYHLIDELTVYENIETPLLYKGMSSSERKSKVADTLDRFNIVGKKDLFPSQLSGGQQQLVGVARALIGNPKVIFADEPTGNLHSEQAVEIMELFKELNQKDGVTIVQVTHSEENAKYGNRVIRLKDGWIEE, from the coding sequence ATGATCGAATTTCGAAATATATCCAAGTATTACAAAGCAGGGTTTGGGAAGACTTACATTCTCCGTAACCTCAATTTCACAATAAATGAAGGTGAATTTGTTTCCATTATGGGTCCATCTGGATCAGGAAAATCCACGCTTTTACACATTATGGGGCTTTTGGAAGAACCCAATGAAGGAGAATATATTTTCGAAGATCAGCAAGTGCAAAAACTGAATGAAAAAAGAAAAACTGAGCTACACAGAAATGCTATTGGATTTGTTTTTCAAGCCTATCACTTGATAGACGAACTTACTGTTTACGAAAACATAGAAACGCCACTGCTTTACAAAGGAATGTCAAGTTCAGAGCGAAAAAGCAAAGTTGCCGATACGCTCGATAGATTTAACATTGTAGGGAAAAAAGACCTTTTCCCATCTCAACTTTCGGGTGGTCAACAGCAACTAGTAGGCGTAGCAAGAGCATTAATAGGAAATCCAAAAGTAATTTTTGCCGACGAACCTACAGGAAACCTCCACTCCGAGCAGGCGGTAGAAATAATGGAACTTTTCAAAGAGCTCAACCAAAAAGATGGAGTCACAATTGTACAAGTAACTCACTCAGAAGAAAACGCCAAATACGGCAATAGAGTCATTCGCCTTAAAGATGGCTGGATAGAAGAATAA
- a CDS encoding putative ABC transport system permease protein, with product MIKNYLKTAWRNLTKRAFNSVLMLTGFACALTFALLIGSFILQERNINHELSNVSDQYLVKSKWAKEGMGIEFCSPAPLAKALTEQYPQLVKNYYSYDGIGVTVKKGKTLFKENIQPGSKAVLEIFGFPLLNGDAKTALYEPYTIVLPEEIAIKYFGKTDILDESISMESFSGEWREFTIKGVLAKTNHNSVLNYNTETDPILMSEESLKFFGRYESFNDWQNAYTVSFIEAADGASPDKISEAMSQLIKTNTPANINGNLTLELASLSDLHLKDKEGKIESYLQILTLVVAFLLILSMVNFINLSLGNASYRLKEIGMRKALGSSKSQAVFQILTESVILSLFAFISSLLFYVILRNYAGELLGRELSSLFELPISVILGFFFFALSIGILGGAFSAIRLASVSPILSLKNRFSAKYSKSSFKHILIGFQFAITLFVLGFGYVVSQQLSFLQSKNLGFAKQNRIYASAPRDWSAEGVRKMKTFVQEFENLPAIENATLSYEIPDGNAGLKSGIHLSSQDSTKTIFVDLLQIDENYFKTYNIPIISGKGYSEQPQNLQVILNKKAAELMGMVPTDPNSIRIQSFGTDAEVVAVCEDFNFGNLKTDIKPMAFVSVSNTNMYRYLTFQLGKNDVQSSISDIQQKWSDLMPNAPFDFKFIDDTIQKMYIDESRMAKAAKLSQFLVMIMVFLGIVGVVAMSLTKRKKELSMRRILGATSNQILSLFVREYFSLVLIASLVALPCFYFLSNKWLSTYAFSIDFNWTWMLAIVLTLMCFVASIVSLQSIRFLSKNAVESLKE from the coding sequence ATGATTAAAAACTACCTCAAAACCGCTTGGAGAAACCTTACAAAAAGAGCATTCAACAGCGTGTTAATGCTGACGGGATTTGCTTGTGCACTTACATTCGCTTTACTTATTGGCAGTTTCATTTTACAAGAAAGAAACATCAATCACGAGCTCAGCAATGTTTCCGACCAATATTTGGTCAAAAGCAAATGGGCTAAAGAAGGAATGGGCATAGAGTTTTGCAGTCCAGCACCTTTAGCAAAGGCTTTGACAGAGCAATATCCACAATTGGTTAAAAACTATTATTCCTATGACGGAATTGGAGTTACGGTCAAAAAAGGTAAAACACTTTTCAAAGAAAATATTCAACCCGGTAGCAAAGCAGTTTTAGAGATTTTTGGCTTTCCGTTATTGAATGGAGATGCTAAAACTGCTCTTTATGAGCCGTATACAATCGTTCTTCCAGAAGAAATAGCCATTAAATACTTTGGCAAAACAGACATTTTAGATGAATCCATAAGCATGGAGTCTTTCTCTGGCGAGTGGAGAGAATTTACAATAAAGGGAGTTTTGGCCAAAACCAATCACAACTCGGTTCTCAATTATAACACAGAAACCGATCCCATCTTAATGTCGGAGGAAAGTCTAAAGTTCTTTGGACGTTATGAAAGCTTTAATGATTGGCAAAACGCATACACCGTCAGTTTTATAGAAGCAGCCGATGGAGCTAGCCCAGATAAAATAAGTGAGGCAATGAGCCAACTTATCAAAACAAACACTCCAGCAAATATAAATGGCAACCTGACCCTAGAACTTGCTTCGTTAAGTGACCTACACCTAAAAGACAAAGAAGGAAAAATTGAAAGTTACCTACAGATTTTAACGCTTGTAGTTGCCTTTCTTTTGATACTTTCCATGGTGAACTTTATCAATCTTAGCCTTGGAAACGCCTCTTATCGTTTAAAAGAAATAGGAATGCGAAAAGCTCTTGGTAGTAGTAAATCGCAAGCGGTGTTTCAAATACTTACTGAGTCTGTCATCCTAAGCCTGTTTGCTTTTATTTCTTCACTCCTTTTTTATGTAATTCTTCGAAACTATGCAGGAGAACTTTTGGGCAGAGAACTCTCCAGCCTTTTTGAACTTCCAATAAGCGTAATTTTAGGATTCTTCTTTTTTGCCTTAAGCATTGGTATTCTTGGAGGAGCTTTTTCAGCAATAAGGCTTGCGAGTGTAAGCCCAATTTTATCTTTAAAAAATCGATTCTCGGCCAAGTATTCAAAATCCTCATTTAAGCATATCCTTATCGGCTTTCAATTTGCGATTACCCTCTTTGTATTAGGTTTTGGGTATGTAGTTTCGCAACAACTTTCTTTTCTTCAAAGTAAGAACCTTGGTTTTGCAAAACAAAACCGAATCTATGCATCCGCACCTCGAGATTGGTCGGCGGAAGGAGTTCGTAAAATGAAAACATTTGTTCAAGAGTTTGAAAACTTACCTGCCATAGAAAACGCTACTTTATCATATGAAATTCCTGATGGGAATGCTGGTTTAAAGTCTGGCATCCATCTATCTAGCCAAGATTCTACAAAAACTATATTTGTGGATTTGCTTCAAATCGACGAAAACTATTTCAAAACTTATAACATTCCAATCATAAGCGGCAAGGGCTATTCGGAGCAGCCACAGAACTTACAGGTAATCCTCAATAAGAAAGCCGCTGAACTAATGGGTATGGTTCCTACCGACCCCAATTCTATCAGAATCCAAAGCTTTGGTACAGATGCAGAAGTAGTAGCAGTATGTGAAGACTTCAACTTTGGAAACCTCAAAACCGACATAAAGCCAATGGCATTTGTGAGTGTTTCAAATACGAACATGTATCGCTATCTCACTTTCCAGCTTGGAAAAAATGATGTACAAAGTAGCATTTCGGACATTCAACAAAAATGGTCAGATTTAATGCCAAATGCTCCCTTCGATTTCAAATTCATAGATGACACCATCCAAAAAATGTACATTGATGAATCTCGCATGGCCAAAGCAGCAAAGCTGTCCCAATTTTTAGTCATGATCATGGTCTTTCTTGGGATTGTAGGTGTGGTTGCAATGTCACTTACAAAACGCAAAAAAGAACTAAGCATGAGGCGAATATTAGGTGCAACGAGCAATCAGATTCTTTCGCTATTTGTTCGTGAATACTTTAGCCTGGTTCTTATCGCAAGCTTGGTTGCCCTACCCTGCTTTTACTTTTTATCCAATAAGTGGCTTTCCACTTACGCCTTTAGCATAGACTTTAATTGGACTTGGATGCTTGCCATTGTTTTAACCTTAATGTGTTTTGTGGCGTCTATTGTCTCTCTGCAAAGTATTCGCTTTTTGTCAAAAAACGCAGTTGAAAGCCTAAAAGAATAA
- a CDS encoding Outer membrane receptor proteins, mostly Fe transport, translating into MKKLLFITILLTLGKVNAQVGKVLDQKNQPIIGALIQNVNQGSVVMSNDFGQFSLSKYVAGDTLKAFLLGYETVQNTFSNGEEIRFVLKESSVLLESVNILPEMDAINVLADINLAVNPVSSSQELLRYVPGLFIGQHAGGGKAEQIFLRGFDIDHGTDLSINVDNMPVNMVSHAHGQGYSDLHFVIPETIDNIEFAKGSYKADKGNFTTAGSVDFRTKDRVDKNSIGIEAGQYNHKRVVGQFGLNMNPNSNTYLATEYLYNDGPFISPQNLNRFNAFVKHTERINNKQKLSLSASHFNSKWDASGQIPVRAVENGSISRFGAIDDTEGGNTSRSNAQAAYFNQLSSTSFFESSAYYTNYNFLLYSNFTFFAENPEDGDQIRQKENRNLFGFKSTYGKSFEWNENSANINLSTGFRNDIVRNNELSRTKDKNLVLNNIYLGDIDETNAYLNLDLAVESGKFSVIPGLRLDFFRFSYLNSLENTQVNEVQTKSLLSPKLNFIYQSNKNTQFFFKTGLGYHSNDTRGVIARSAQEILPRSVGADLGSIFKPTKALLFNVTAWYLYLQQEFVYVGDEGIVEPSGRTSRMGVDLSLRAQVSKKVFFNSDLTYTNARSIDEPAGANFIPLAPKFTMSNGISVTDIKGFSAGLRSRMLGDRAANEDNSIVAEGYFVTDANLNYQWGRTNLGLEIQNLFNTTWNETQFATTSRLRNEANPIEEIHFTPGTPFNARLTLRVGI; encoded by the coding sequence ATGAAAAAGCTATTATTTATAACCATATTATTGACCCTTGGCAAAGTAAATGCTCAAGTAGGAAAGGTTTTGGATCAAAAAAACCAACCAATTATTGGAGCCCTAATTCAAAATGTAAACCAAGGCTCAGTTGTAATGAGTAATGATTTTGGTCAGTTCTCACTGAGCAAATACGTTGCAGGAGATACGCTAAAAGCTTTTTTATTGGGTTACGAAACAGTTCAAAACACATTTTCAAATGGTGAAGAGATTCGTTTCGTATTGAAAGAATCAAGTGTCTTGCTAGAAAGCGTAAATATCTTACCAGAAATGGATGCCATCAATGTTTTGGCTGATATCAACTTGGCTGTAAATCCCGTAAGCTCATCGCAAGAATTACTGAGATACGTACCAGGTTTATTCATTGGCCAGCATGCGGGTGGTGGTAAAGCAGAGCAAATATTCCTTCGTGGTTTTGACATTGATCATGGAACAGACCTAAGTATCAATGTTGACAATATGCCAGTAAACATGGTTTCGCATGCTCATGGGCAAGGTTACTCAGACCTACACTTTGTAATACCAGAAACGATCGACAACATAGAATTTGCAAAAGGAAGTTATAAGGCAGACAAAGGAAATTTCACAACTGCAGGAAGTGTAGATTTTAGAACGAAAGATAGAGTTGATAAAAACAGCATTGGAATAGAAGCTGGACAATACAACCACAAAAGAGTTGTTGGGCAGTTTGGATTAAACATGAATCCAAACTCAAACACCTACTTGGCGACAGAGTATTTATACAATGATGGCCCATTCATTTCCCCACAAAACTTAAATCGTTTCAATGCATTTGTAAAACATACAGAACGCATAAACAATAAACAAAAATTGAGCTTATCTGCTTCGCATTTCAATAGTAAGTGGGATGCATCGGGACAAATTCCGGTGAGAGCAGTTGAAAATGGGTCAATTTCAAGATTTGGAGCAATTGATGATACGGAGGGTGGAAACACCTCACGCTCAAATGCACAAGCTGCTTATTTCAATCAGCTTTCTTCAACTTCTTTCTTTGAATCAAGTGCTTATTACACTAATTACAACTTTTTACTGTACTCCAACTTTACCTTTTTCGCTGAAAACCCAGAAGATGGAGACCAGATTCGCCAGAAAGAAAACCGCAACCTATTTGGATTCAAAAGCACTTATGGCAAAAGCTTTGAATGGAATGAAAATTCTGCAAATATCAACCTTAGCACAGGATTCAGAAATGACATTGTAAGGAACAATGAATTGTCTAGAACTAAAGACAAGAATCTAGTACTTAATAATATTTACTTAGGAGATATTGACGAAACCAATGCATACCTCAATCTCGACTTAGCTGTTGAAAGTGGCAAATTCAGTGTAATTCCAGGATTAAGACTCGACTTCTTCAGGTTTTCATATTTGAATTCTCTTGAGAATACTCAAGTAAACGAGGTACAAACAAAATCGTTACTTAGCCCTAAGTTGAATTTCATTTATCAATCAAATAAAAACACTCAGTTTTTCTTCAAAACAGGGCTTGGATACCACTCCAATGATACAAGAGGAGTTATCGCTCGCTCAGCTCAAGAAATCCTGCCTCGTTCCGTTGGTGCTGACTTAGGAAGTATTTTTAAACCAACAAAAGCATTATTATTCAATGTTACAGCTTGGTATTTGTACTTACAGCAAGAGTTTGTTTACGTAGGAGACGAAGGAATTGTAGAGCCAAGCGGACGTACATCAAGAATGGGGGTAGACTTAAGCTTGCGAGCACAAGTGTCTAAAAAGGTTTTCTTCAATAGTGATCTTACTTATACTAACGCACGAAGTATTGACGAACCAGCAGGTGCAAACTTTATTCCATTAGCTCCTAAATTTACCATGAGCAATGGTATATCTGTAACGGATATCAAAGGTTTCTCGGCAGGCTTAAGGTCAAGAATGCTTGGTGATAGAGCAGCAAACGAGGATAATAGTATCGTAGCAGAGGGCTATTTTGTAACCGATGCGAACTTGAATTACCAATGGGGACGCACAAACCTAGGTCTAGAAATTCAAAACCTTTTTAATACGACTTGGAACGAAACTCAGTTTGCAACTACTTCAAGATTAAGAAACGAAGCGAACCCAATAGAAGAAATTCACTTCACTCCAGGAACTCCATTTAATGCAAGGTTGACATTGAGAGTAGGGATTTAA
- a CDS encoding Tetratricopeptide repeat-containing protein — protein MKKLLTLALASLCLACGNLQKEIVLEKDYQPYLINTPNTKLNHAKEELSFWTKKYEAAPNQVPYLTKIAAAEGSIFENTGDVNYLISAGNHLEEAVEMSNRQSSGILRSLSRNYISQHKFKEAKSVLMEALELGENKNATEKMIFDVALELGEYDLAKEKLNAIADEGDFDYLIRLAKWEDTSGNLEEAIFDLELALQKAEELKSEELKLWAFSNIADFYGHNGEIEKSYKHYLKALEINPHYYYSLKGIAWIAFSHEKNTDKANSILDYIITNHQAPDYHLLKAEIAAFEGNEEVESSQKAQFYAKLKAHDYGDMYNKYLVLENPAESLSIAKKEIDNRPTPESYNLYAWALLNTGDKEEALSIAQKFIEGKTSEPEAYFHLAQIYKANGLYGDVDSLKSMLMESTYELGPNSISKIKSL, from the coding sequence ATGAAAAAGCTATTAACATTAGCCCTGGCATCGCTTTGCTTAGCCTGTGGAAACCTCCAGAAAGAAATAGTATTAGAAAAAGATTATCAGCCATATCTTATCAATACTCCAAATACAAAACTTAACCACGCTAAAGAGGAACTTAGTTTTTGGACAAAAAAATACGAAGCCGCACCTAATCAGGTTCCATATTTAACCAAAATCGCAGCAGCCGAAGGATCTATTTTTGAAAATACTGGTGATGTTAATTACTTAATCTCAGCAGGAAACCATTTAGAAGAGGCCGTTGAAATGTCAAACAGACAATCATCAGGAATATTAAGAAGCCTTTCTCGCAATTATATCTCACAACACAAATTCAAAGAAGCCAAAAGTGTGCTTATGGAAGCATTGGAACTTGGCGAAAATAAAAATGCCACTGAAAAAATGATATTCGATGTAGCACTTGAGCTAGGAGAATACGATTTGGCAAAAGAAAAACTAAATGCAATTGCTGATGAAGGTGATTTTGACTACCTCATTAGACTTGCAAAATGGGAAGATACTTCAGGAAATTTGGAAGAAGCAATCTTCGATCTTGAACTAGCTTTACAAAAAGCAGAAGAACTAAAAAGTGAAGAACTAAAACTTTGGGCTTTCTCAAACATTGCCGATTTTTATGGTCACAATGGTGAAATTGAAAAATCATACAAACACTATTTAAAAGCCTTGGAAATTAACCCACACTACTATTATTCTCTTAAAGGAATTGCTTGGATAGCATTTTCTCATGAAAAAAATACAGACAAGGCTAATTCAATTTTGGACTACATCATTACCAATCATCAAGCACCAGATTATCATTTACTGAAAGCTGAAATTGCAGCTTTTGAAGGAAATGAAGAAGTAGAATCAAGTCAAAAGGCACAGTTTTATGCGAAACTTAAAGCCCATGACTATGGAGATATGTATAATAAGTACTTGGTACTTGAGAATCCAGCAGAAAGTCTTTCGATCGCTAAGAAAGAAATAGACAACAGACCTACACCCGAATCTTACAACCTATATGCTTGGGCGTTATTAAATACTGGTGATAAGGAAGAGGCACTTTCAATTGCACAAAAATTTATTGAAGGTAAAACATCAGAACCTGAAGCCTACTTCCATTTGGCTCAAATATATAAAGCAAACGGTTTATACGGAGATGTAGATTCCCTGAAATCAATGCTTATGGAATCTACGTACGAGCTGGGGCCAAACTCCATCTCGAAAATCAAAAGTCTTTAA
- a CDS encoding Anti-sigma-K factor RskA, translating into MNIKEFIENSGILEEYVLGTLPENETQGVECLAQTYPEIKEEITMLQTTMGKYASLYEKQPPAHLKDKIFAQMTFAEDIVEEENTEEEVVAAQPQIEYVETKVVPMWSKFAIAASVLLAASTGWFFSQTNELKTQTASLSEKVETLEAQTNVSADFLAQYQNPANRILKLAGVEAKPDGAVTVLWNQEDNSVALNVNNLPKAPTGMQYQLWVIDETGPVDMGMIDNDFEGKLLSMKKVNGKPAAFAITLEKEGGVQSPTLEQLYVIANV; encoded by the coding sequence ATGAACATCAAAGAATTTATAGAGAATTCAGGGATTCTGGAAGAATACGTTTTAGGAACGCTACCAGAAAATGAAACTCAAGGAGTGGAGTGTCTCGCACAAACTTACCCTGAGATAAAAGAAGAAATAACCATGTTACAAACAACAATGGGGAAATATGCATCCTTGTACGAAAAGCAGCCTCCGGCTCATCTCAAAGACAAGATCTTTGCTCAGATGACCTTCGCTGAAGACATCGTAGAAGAAGAAAATACCGAAGAGGAGGTAGTAGCAGCTCAACCACAAATAGAATACGTGGAAACCAAAGTGGTTCCTATGTGGAGCAAGTTTGCAATAGCAGCATCAGTACTTCTAGCAGCAAGTACAGGGTGGTTTTTTAGCCAAACTAATGAGTTGAAAACTCAAACAGCTTCTCTAAGTGAGAAAGTTGAAACGCTAGAAGCTCAGACCAATGTAAGTGCCGACTTTTTAGCTCAATACCAAAACCCGGCTAATAGAATCTTGAAACTCGCTGGTGTAGAAGCCAAGCCAGATGGTGCGGTAACCGTACTATGGAATCAAGAAGATAACTCTGTAGCATTGAATGTAAATAACTTACCCAAAGCTCCCACAGGAATGCAATACCAATTATGGGTTATTGACGAAACAGGACCAGTGGACATGGGGATGATAGACAATGACTTTGAAGGAAAATTGCTATCCATGAAGAAAGTTAATGGGAAGCCAGCTGCTTTTGCCATCACTCTTGAAAAAGAAGGCGGAGTACAAAGCCCTACACTTGAACAATTATATGTCATCGCGAATGTGTGA
- a CDS encoding RNA polymerase sigma-70 factor, ECF subfamily, protein MATKTLKYSEEELVALLKQNQRHGFEYLYDNYSPAIFGVISKIIKEEEKAEDVMQDVFLKIWKKIGAYDPSKGSLFTWMMNIARNASIDLYRKEKNKHHVDIDTQVVQLDKGNSSEIPVNTMDLRNIVDKLTPERKILLDLVYLQGYTQQEAAEELDIPLGTAKSRIRTALQDLKQIFAV, encoded by the coding sequence TTGGCTACAAAAACATTAAAATATTCAGAAGAAGAACTGGTGGCATTACTAAAGCAGAATCAGCGGCATGGGTTTGAGTATCTTTATGATAACTACTCGCCGGCAATTTTCGGAGTGATCAGTAAGATCATAAAGGAAGAGGAAAAAGCTGAAGATGTAATGCAGGATGTTTTTCTGAAGATTTGGAAAAAAATAGGTGCCTATGACCCCAGTAAAGGGAGTCTTTTCACCTGGATGATGAACATCGCTCGCAATGCGTCGATCGACCTATATCGCAAAGAGAAAAATAAACACCATGTAGATATTGACACTCAGGTGGTTCAGCTCGATAAAGGCAACAGCAGCGAAATACCAGTTAACACAATGGACTTAAGAAATATAGTAGACAAATTAACACCCGAACGGAAAATCTTGCTTGACTTGGTTTATCTGCAAGGGTATACCCAACAAGAAGCCGCGGAGGAGTTAGATATTCCACTGGGTACGGCAAAGTCACGAATACGAACAGCATTACAGGACCTTAAACAAATTTTTGCAGTATGA
- a CDS encoding Uncaracterized surface protein containing fasciclin (FAS1) repeats — protein sequence MTIIKTQIMKNAFKTFALTLALGAASIGSYAQSVMVGGAEMYPTKNIVENAVNSADHTTLVAAVKAAGLVDALMGEGPMTVFAPTNAAFDKLPAGTVGTLVKPENKDKLTGILTYHVIAGKLDAKEIMKRIKKGKGMAQVNTLAGGMLTFKMSGDKSVSVTDEKGRMANIDIYDVYQSNGVIHSIDTVLLPM from the coding sequence ATGACAATTATAAAAACACAAATTATGAAAAACGCTTTTAAAACTTTCGCACTTACCTTAGCATTAGGAGCTGCGTCGATCGGAAGTTACGCTCAATCAGTAATGGTAGGTGGTGCAGAAATGTACCCAACAAAGAACATTGTAGAAAACGCTGTGAACTCCGCTGATCATACTACACTAGTAGCTGCGGTAAAGGCTGCGGGACTTGTAGATGCCCTTATGGGTGAAGGACCAATGACAGTATTTGCCCCTACTAATGCCGCATTTGACAAGCTTCCTGCAGGAACTGTAGGTACGCTCGTAAAGCCAGAAAACAAAGACAAGTTGACTGGAATATTGACTTACCATGTAATTGCAGGCAAGTTGGACGCGAAGGAAATAATGAAAAGAATTAAAAAAGGAAAAGGAATGGCACAAGTAAATACACTTGCTGGTGGCATGTTAACATTCAAAATGAGCGGTGACAAAAGCGTAAGCGTCACTGACGAAAAAGGAAGAATGGCGAATATCGATATCTATGATGTTTACCAAAGCAACGGAGTAATACATTCTATTGATACTGTATTATTACCAATGTAA
- a CDS encoding Sugar phosphate isomerase/epimerase, with the protein MKKITSIIALAAIASCTISCSSNTTSEESSEPLFKSEFGVQAYTFRNQFNDSTWTLEAVLDTIAGLGFTEFEAGAPKDMSPEAYKQMCLDKGIKIVSTGAGFDEMATNPQAVADRAKAIGASYVMTAWIPHDGKAGFSFEDAKKAVKVFNEGGKVLADNGIIFCYHDHGYEFKPNPEGEGTMMDYIIQNTNPEHVSFEMDVLWTIHGGGAEAPQQLLKKYGDRWKLMHVKDLRKGVVGDGTGGTPAENDVVLGTGQANWPEIIKLANEVGIKHFFIEDESENEFIHIPQSLEYLRGL; encoded by the coding sequence ATGAAAAAAATAACTTCTATTATAGCACTAGCGGCTATAGCATCTTGTACAATTTCTTGCTCATCAAATACAACAAGTGAAGAAAGCTCTGAACCTCTTTTCAAATCAGAATTTGGGGTGCAGGCTTATACTTTTCGCAATCAATTTAATGACAGCACCTGGACGCTCGAGGCTGTCCTAGATACTATTGCAGGGCTGGGCTTCACAGAGTTTGAAGCTGGAGCACCAAAAGATATGAGCCCAGAGGCCTACAAGCAAATGTGCCTAGACAAAGGAATCAAAATAGTTTCAACAGGAGCTGGGTTTGATGAAATGGCGACTAACCCACAAGCCGTAGCTGATAGAGCCAAGGCAATTGGAGCCAGTTATGTAATGACTGCATGGATTCCTCATGATGGTAAAGCGGGCTTTAGTTTTGAAGATGCTAAAAAAGCAGTGAAGGTTTTCAATGAAGGTGGTAAGGTATTGGCAGACAATGGCATCATTTTCTGTTACCACGACCACGGTTATGAGTTCAAGCCAAACCCGGAAGGAGAAGGAACAATGATGGATTATATCATCCAAAATACAAATCCAGAACATGTTTCATTCGAAATGGATGTACTGTGGACGATTCATGGTGGCGGAGCAGAAGCTCCACAACAGTTATTGAAAAAATATGGCGACCGCTGGAAACTCATGCATGTAAAAGACCTCCGCAAGGGTGTAGTGGGTGACGGCACAGGAGGAACACCAGCCGAAAACGATGTAGTATTAGGAACAGGACAAGCTAACTGGCCAGAAATCATCAAACTTGCAAATGAAGTTGGAATCAAACATTTCTTCATTGAAGATGAAAGTGAAAACGAGTTCATTCATATTCCACAGAGCTTAGAGTATTTGAGAGGGCTTTGA
- a CDS encoding mannan endo-1,4-beta-mannosidase translates to MSKKLSLFFILLLPLCMSAQWRPIDKNATRETKKLFKSLKKIQKRGTIFAHQHATEYGRGWRGDEDRSDVKSVVGSHPGMIGVDLMDFQGPQKENNKAKLKKVVEDAYNRGAAITVAWHFHNPLGKGGFYWKGSDSINVVPRLIPGGDSHEKYKEILSEIADWAKICKGTNGENVPMIFRPYHEFDGGWFWWGAPYCTIEEYKRIWKFTVSFLRDEQNVHNFIYAFSPDNKFKTEEQFLERYPGDEWVDMVGMDNYGDMGRDRYAPDTAAAKLKIVSDYARKAKKLAAFTETGLESIPNNTWWTETLLKVMKTDGLRLSYVLVWRNDQYSKTHYYAPHPSHASVPDFIKFYEDPFTYFEKDLAKMNIYKKRN, encoded by the coding sequence ATGAGCAAAAAACTTAGCCTGTTCTTTATCCTTCTTTTACCATTATGTATGAGTGCCCAATGGAGACCAATTGACAAAAATGCGACTAGAGAAACCAAAAAGCTTTTCAAAAGCCTTAAGAAAATCCAGAAAAGAGGGACAATTTTTGCACATCAACATGCCACTGAATATGGTAGAGGTTGGAGAGGAGACGAAGACAGGTCCGATGTAAAATCCGTTGTAGGCTCTCACCCTGGCATGATTGGGGTAGACCTCATGGATTTCCAAGGTCCACAAAAAGAGAATAACAAAGCCAAATTAAAGAAAGTAGTAGAGGATGCTTATAACCGAGGAGCAGCAATTACTGTTGCTTGGCATTTTCACAACCCACTTGGCAAAGGAGGTTTTTACTGGAAAGGCTCAGACTCTATCAATGTTGTACCAAGGTTAATTCCCGGAGGAGACAGTCATGAGAAATACAAAGAGATATTAAGCGAAATAGCCGATTGGGCCAAAATCTGTAAAGGAACAAATGGCGAAAATGTACCAATGATTTTTAGACCTTATCATGAGTTTGACGGAGGTTGGTTTTGGTGGGGTGCTCCCTATTGCACCATAGAAGAGTACAAAAGAATTTGGAAGTTTACAGTCAGCTTCCTGCGAGACGAACAGAATGTCCACAACTTCATTTATGCTTTTTCTCCTGATAATAAATTCAAAACTGAAGAGCAGTTTCTCGAAAGATATCCGGGCGATGAGTGGGTTGACATGGTAGGAATGGACAACTATGGAGACATGGGTCGTGATCGCTATGCACCAGACACCGCGGCTGCCAAACTTAAAATCGTATCGGATTATGCTCGTAAAGCAAAGAAACTTGCAGCTTTTACCGAAACTGGCTTGGAGTCCATTCCAAATAATACGTGGTGGACAGAAACATTATTAAAAGTGATGAAAACAGATGGTCTTCGCTTATCCTATGTTTTGGTTTGGCGAAATGACCAATATAGCAAAACACACTATTACGCCCCACATCCCAGTCATGCTAGCGTACCCGATTTTATTAAGTTCTATGAAGACCCTTTTACTTACTTTGAAAAGGACTTAGCAAAAATGAATATTTATAAAAAGAGGAATTAA